Proteins encoded together in one Pseudoroseomonas cervicalis window:
- a CDS encoding branched-chain amino acid ABC transporter permease: MAAGHASISTLPVLHDSPGLLGLSVLGFNRAQSIAFLVLLALLVVGPFFLYPVFLMKLLCFALFACAFNLLIGYVGLLSFGHAMFFGMGGYITAHAAKVWGFTPELAILAGGAMGAALGVVAGWIAIRRQGIYFAMITLALAQMVYFVCLQAPFTGGEDGIQRVPRGALLGIVDLSRDMAMYWLVAGVFLAGFLLINRIVHSPFGQVLTAIRENEPRAISLGYRSDDYKLMAFTLSATLAGIAGGTKSLVFGIATLTDVYWAMSGEVVLMTLLGGLGTVFGPVMGAAVIVTMQNYLAEFGAWVTVIQGCIFVACVLAFRAGIIGELGRLLKVRL; this comes from the coding sequence ATGGCCGCTGGTCACGCCTCGATCTCCACCCTGCCGGTGCTGCATGACAGCCCCGGGCTGCTCGGCCTGTCGGTGCTGGGCTTCAACCGGGCGCAGAGCATCGCCTTCCTGGTGCTGCTGGCGCTGCTCGTGGTGGGGCCGTTCTTCCTCTACCCCGTCTTCCTGATGAAGCTGCTCTGCTTCGCCCTCTTCGCCTGCGCCTTCAACCTGCTGATCGGCTATGTCGGGCTGCTCTCCTTCGGCCATGCCATGTTCTTCGGCATGGGCGGCTACATCACCGCCCATGCCGCCAAGGTCTGGGGCTTCACGCCGGAGCTGGCGATCCTGGCCGGCGGCGCCATGGGCGCGGCGCTCGGCGTGGTGGCGGGCTGGATCGCCATCCGCCGCCAGGGCATCTACTTCGCCATGATCACCCTGGCGCTGGCGCAGATGGTCTATTTCGTCTGCCTGCAGGCGCCCTTCACCGGCGGCGAGGACGGCATCCAGCGCGTGCCGCGCGGCGCGCTGCTCGGCATCGTCGACCTGTCGCGCGACATGGCGATGTACTGGCTGGTGGCGGGTGTCTTCCTGGCCGGCTTCCTGCTGATCAACCGCATCGTCCACTCGCCCTTCGGCCAGGTGCTGACCGCGATCCGCGAGAACGAGCCGCGCGCCATCTCGCTCGGCTACCGCTCGGATGATTACAAGCTGATGGCCTTCACCCTGTCGGCGACGCTGGCCGGCATCGCCGGCGGCACCAAATCGCTGGTCTTCGGCATCGCGACGCTGACCGATGTCTACTGGGCGATGTCGGGCGAGGTGGTGCTGATGACGCTGCTGGGCGGCCTCGGCACCGTTTTCGGCCCGGTGATGGGCGCGGCGGTCATCGTCACCATGCAGAACTACCTGGCCGAGTTCGGCGCCTGGGTGACGGTGATCCAGGGCTGCATCTTCGTCGCCTGCGTCCTCGCCTTCCGCGCCGGCATCATCGGCGAGCTGGGCCGGCTGCTGAAGGTCCGGCTGTAG
- a CDS encoding branched-chain amino acid ABC transporter permease: MFEDLLFQLELGLPQVVLGLVNGAFYALLSLGLAVIFGMLNVINFAHGAQFMMGAFVAWMLLNWVGIGYWPALILSPLIVGAFGVLLEKTMISKLYKLDHLYGLLLTFGLALIIEGVFRNQFGSSGLPYAPPEALSGPPVDLGFMFLPKYRLWVVVAALGLSLATWLVIEKTRLGAYLRAATENAALVQAFGVNVPRMVTLTYAAGVALAAFAGVLAAPIYSVNPQMGSSLIIVVFAVVVIGGMGSILGSVVTGFGLGLIEGLTKVFYPEASSTVIFVIMAIVLLARPAGLFGRA; this comes from the coding sequence GTGTTCGAAGACCTGCTTTTCCAATTGGAGCTCGGCCTGCCGCAGGTGGTGCTTGGCCTGGTGAACGGCGCCTTCTACGCGCTGCTCTCGCTCGGCCTCGCCGTCATCTTCGGCATGCTGAACGTCATCAACTTCGCCCATGGCGCGCAGTTCATGATGGGCGCCTTTGTCGCCTGGATGCTGCTGAACTGGGTGGGCATCGGCTACTGGCCGGCGCTGATCCTCTCGCCGCTGATCGTCGGCGCCTTCGGCGTGCTGCTCGAGAAGACGATGATCAGCAAGCTCTACAAGCTCGACCATCTCTACGGGCTGCTGCTGACCTTCGGCCTGGCGCTGATCATCGAGGGCGTGTTCCGCAACCAGTTCGGCTCCTCCGGCCTGCCCTATGCGCCGCCCGAGGCGCTGTCCGGCCCGCCGGTCGATCTCGGCTTCATGTTCCTGCCGAAATACCGGCTCTGGGTGGTGGTCGCAGCGCTCGGCCTCAGCCTCGCCACCTGGCTGGTGATCGAGAAGACGCGGCTCGGCGCCTATCTGCGCGCCGCCACCGAGAATGCCGCGCTGGTGCAGGCCTTCGGCGTCAATGTGCCGCGCATGGTGACGCTGACCTATGCCGCCGGCGTGGCGCTGGCCGCCTTCGCCGGCGTGCTGGCGGCGCCGATCTATTCGGTGAACCCGCAGATGGGGTCGAGCCTGATCATCGTGGTCTTCGCCGTTGTCGTCATCGGCGGCATGGGCTCGATCCTGGGCTCGGTGGTGACCGGCTTCGGCCTCGGCCTGATCGAGGGGCTCACCAAGGTCTTCTACCCCGAGGCCTCCTCCACCGTGATCTTCGTCATCATGGCCATCGTGCTGCTGGCGCGGCCGGCCGGCCTGTTCGGGAGGGCCTGA
- a CDS encoding ABC transporter substrate-binding protein: protein MAQDRRSLLKTAAAAALAPSLGAGLMSLPGRARAQGTTLKIGVLNDQSGVYREISGPTSTACVRQAILDSGIAARGINVEVVQADHQNKADVGATIARQWIDRDGVDLIVDVPNSAVALAVNGIVREKNKVYLNSTGGTTELTGRQCSPNTVHWTYDTYMLAKSTGGAMVKTGADSWFFITADYAFGHDLERNTTGFVQAAGGRVLGNVRHPLQSTDFSAFLLQAQQSRAKVIGLANAGTDTINCVKQAAEFGVTRRGTKIAVLLMFINDVHSLGLRAAQGLVCTESFYWDLNDRTRAFTDRVKGSLGGNYPAMSHAGCYASVLHYLKAVADMGAPAAKASGTEVVTRMKAMPTDDDCFGQGRIREDGRKVHPVYLFEVKTPEESRGAWDYYKLLQTTGPDEAWRPLSEGGCPLVRS, encoded by the coding sequence ATGGCACAAGATCGCCGTAGCCTGCTGAAGACCGCCGCCGCCGCGGCCCTCGCCCCCAGCCTGGGCGCCGGGCTGATGAGCCTGCCGGGCCGCGCCCGCGCCCAGGGCACCACGCTGAAGATCGGCGTGCTGAACGACCAGTCGGGCGTCTATCGCGAGATCTCCGGCCCCACCTCGACCGCCTGCGTCCGCCAGGCCATCCTCGACAGCGGCATCGCCGCGCGCGGCATCAATGTCGAGGTGGTGCAGGCCGACCACCAGAACAAGGCCGATGTCGGCGCCACCATCGCCCGGCAATGGATCGACCGCGACGGCGTCGACCTGATCGTCGACGTGCCGAACTCCGCCGTGGCGCTGGCGGTGAACGGCATCGTGCGCGAGAAGAACAAGGTCTATCTGAACTCGACCGGCGGCACGACCGAGCTGACCGGCCGCCAGTGCAGCCCGAACACGGTGCACTGGACCTACGACACCTACATGCTGGCCAAGTCCACCGGCGGCGCCATGGTGAAGACCGGCGCCGATAGCTGGTTCTTCATCACCGCCGACTACGCCTTCGGCCATGATCTGGAGCGCAACACGACCGGCTTCGTGCAGGCGGCCGGCGGCAGGGTGCTGGGCAATGTGCGCCACCCGCTGCAATCGACCGATTTCTCGGCCTTCCTGCTGCAGGCGCAGCAGAGCCGCGCCAAGGTGATCGGCCTGGCCAATGCCGGCACCGACACCATCAACTGCGTCAAGCAGGCGGCCGAGTTCGGCGTGACGCGCCGCGGCACCAAGATCGCCGTGCTGCTGATGTTCATCAACGACGTGCACAGCCTCGGCCTGCGCGCGGCCCAGGGCCTGGTCTGCACCGAGAGCTTCTACTGGGACCTGAACGACCGCACCCGCGCCTTCACCGACCGCGTCAAGGGCAGCCTGGGCGGCAACTACCCCGCCATGTCGCATGCCGGCTGCTACGCCTCGGTGCTGCACTACCTGAAGGCGGTGGCCGATATGGGCGCGCCGGCGGCCAAGGCCAGCGGCACCGAGGTGGTGACGCGCATGAAGGCGATGCCGACCGATGATGATTGCTTCGGCCAGGGCCGCATCCGCGAGGATGGCCGCAAGGTGCACCCGGTCTATCTGTTCGAGGTGAAGACGCCCGAGGAATCGCGCGGCGCCTGGGACTACTACAAGCTGCTGCAGACCACCGGCCCGGACGAGGCCTGGCGCCCGCTCTCCGAGGGCGGCTGCCCGCTGGTGCGCAGCTGA
- a CDS encoding ABC transporter ATP-binding protein, protein MAEPLLKVKDLQAWYGESHILHGVDIEVREGEVVTLLGRNGAGKTTTLRSIMGLVGRRSGSVRFEGQELVSARSDRIARAGIALCPEERGIFASLDVTENLLLPPVVRPGGMDLDAIYTLFPNLKERARSPGTKLSGGEQQMLAIARILRTGARLLMLDEPTEGLAPVIVQQIGRTIREIKARGFTVLLVEQNFRFAQTVADRHYVMEHGRVVDAVENAELSGAMDRLHEYLGV, encoded by the coding sequence ATGGCTGAGCCGCTGCTGAAGGTGAAGGATCTGCAGGCCTGGTATGGCGAGAGCCATATCCTGCACGGCGTCGATATCGAGGTGCGCGAGGGCGAGGTGGTCACGCTGCTCGGCCGCAACGGCGCCGGCAAGACCACGACGCTGCGCTCCATCATGGGGCTCGTCGGCCGCCGCTCGGGAAGCGTGCGCTTCGAGGGGCAGGAGCTGGTTTCCGCGCGCAGCGACCGCATCGCCCGCGCCGGCATCGCGCTCTGCCCCGAGGAGCGCGGCATCTTCGCCAGCCTCGACGTCACCGAGAATCTGCTGCTGCCGCCGGTGGTCCGGCCGGGCGGCATGGATCTCGATGCCATCTACACGCTGTTTCCGAATCTGAAGGAGCGCGCGCGCAGCCCGGGCACCAAGCTCTCGGGCGGCGAGCAGCAGATGCTGGCCATCGCCCGCATCCTGCGCACCGGCGCCAGGCTGCTGATGCTGGACGAGCCGACCGAGGGGCTGGCGCCCGTCATCGTGCAGCAGATCGGCCGCACCATCCGCGAGATCAAGGCGCGCGGCTTCACCGTGCTGCTGGTGGAGCAGAATTTCCGCTTCGCCCAGACCGTCGCCGACCGCCACTACGTGATGGAGCATGGCCGCGTCGTCGACGCGGTGGAGAATGCCGAGCTGTCCGGCGCGATGGACCGGCTGCACGAATATCTGGGCGTCTGA
- a CDS encoding ABC transporter ATP-binding protein yields MTKEFLGFVAVGDVSLKIRRGSIHGLIGPNGAGKTTCFNLLTKFLPPTRGTIRFDGRDITRMKPAEVARLGLVRSFQISAVFPHLSVLENVRVALQRARGGSFDFWRSDRVLQRYDARARELLEDVGLSTYAHLPAGQLPYGRKRALEIATTLALDPVMMLLDEPTAGMTAEDVDRIVALVKRVAEGRTVLMVEHNLKVVEGLCDTITVLTRGRVLAEGRYAEVSRNPEVIAAYLGTDPSIAGAAAHG; encoded by the coding sequence ATGACCAAGGAGTTCCTTGGCTTCGTCGCGGTCGGCGATGTTTCATTGAAGATCAGGCGCGGCAGCATTCATGGCCTGATCGGGCCGAACGGCGCCGGCAAGACCACCTGCTTCAACCTGCTGACCAAATTCCTGCCGCCGACGCGCGGCACCATCCGCTTCGACGGCCGCGACATCACGCGCATGAAGCCGGCGGAAGTGGCGCGGCTCGGCCTGGTGCGCAGCTTCCAGATCTCGGCGGTGTTCCCGCATCTCTCGGTGCTGGAGAATGTGCGCGTGGCGCTGCAGCGCGCGCGGGGCGGCAGCTTCGATTTCTGGCGCTCCGACCGCGTGCTGCAGCGCTACGATGCGCGGGCGCGGGAGCTGCTGGAGGATGTCGGGCTTTCCACCTATGCGCATCTGCCGGCCGGGCAATTGCCCTATGGCCGCAAGCGCGCGCTGGAGATCGCGACGACGCTGGCGCTCGACCCCGTCATGATGCTGCTGGACGAACCCACCGCCGGCATGACGGCGGAGGATGTCGACCGCATCGTGGCGCTGGTGAAGCGCGTGGCCGAGGGCCGCACCGTGCTGATGGTCGAGCACAATCTGAAGGTGGTCGAAGGGCTGTGCGACACCATCACCGTGCTGACCCGCGGCCGCGTGCTGGCCGAGGGGCGCTATGCCGAGGTCTCCCGCAACCCGGAGGTGATCGCCGCCTATCTCGGCACCGATCCCTCCATCGCCGGAGCCGCCGCGCATGGCTGA
- a CDS encoding Rrf2 family transcriptional regulator — protein sequence MLLRRDRVMTAVSIVLDVAFHAGRGTTVPAGDIAERLGEARRGIEPVLQALSRAGILGSTRGPKGGYRLGRAARDITLAELVAAVAGPDLPREGEEAESATPSPLQEKVLRPLWQELEEAMLARLGELTVAELLRRAALAGLRRPTPEALNFAI from the coding sequence ATGCTGCTGCGGCGGGATCGGGTGATGACGGCGGTGTCCATCGTGCTGGATGTGGCGTTCCACGCCGGCCGAGGCACCACCGTGCCGGCGGGCGATATCGCCGAGCGGCTGGGCGAGGCGCGGCGCGGCATCGAGCCGGTGCTGCAGGCGCTGTCGCGCGCCGGCATCCTGGGCAGCACGCGCGGCCCCAAGGGCGGCTACCGGTTGGGCCGCGCGGCGCGCGACATCACCCTGGCCGAGCTGGTCGCCGCCGTCGCCGGCCCCGACCTGCCGAGGGAGGGGGAGGAGGCGGAGAGCGCCACGCCCTCGCCGCTGCAGGAGAAGGTGCTGCGCCCGCTCTGGCAGGAGCTGGAGGAGGCGATGCTGGCGCGGCTGGGCGAGCTGACCGTGGCCGAGCTGCTGCGCCGCGCCGCGCTCGCCGGGCTGCGCCGCCCGACGCCGGAGGCGCTGAACTTCGCCATCTGA
- the cysK gene encoding cysteine synthase A, whose amino-acid sequence MPEGNTPPNRAGARIPAGIHDSILATIGNTPLVRLPRLEATRGLKARLALKLEFFNPLGSVKDRIGLAMVEAAEREGRIRPGESVLVEPTSGNTGIALGFVAAAKGYRLIVTMPDGASIERRKMLRLLGAEVELTPASQGMSGAIARAEAIIASTPGAWMPRQFDNPANPAIHAATTAEEIWADTAGEVDAVVGGVGTGGTLTGIARALKPRREGLRVIGVEPAESAVLSGDDPGPHEIQGIGAGFRPAVLELALLDSVRRVTERESFAAARLCARTEGLPIGISSGAVLHAMLDLAEQKEMEGRLIVGIAASFAERYLSTDLFTGL is encoded by the coding sequence ATGCCCGAAGGAAACACCCCCCCCAACCGTGCCGGCGCCCGAATCCCCGCGGGAATCCACGACAGCATCCTGGCCACCATCGGCAACACCCCGCTGGTCCGCCTGCCGCGTCTGGAGGCGACACGCGGCCTGAAGGCCCGGCTGGCGCTGAAGCTGGAATTCTTCAACCCGCTCGGCTCGGTGAAGGACCGCATCGGCCTGGCCATGGTCGAGGCCGCCGAGCGCGAGGGCCGCATCCGCCCCGGCGAATCGGTGCTGGTCGAGCCGACCTCGGGCAATACCGGCATTGCGCTTGGCTTCGTCGCCGCCGCCAAGGGCTACCGGCTGATCGTCACCATGCCGGACGGGGCCAGCATCGAGCGGCGCAAGATGCTGCGGCTGCTGGGCGCCGAGGTCGAGCTGACCCCGGCGAGCCAGGGCATGTCGGGCGCCATCGCCCGCGCCGAGGCGATCATCGCCTCCACCCCGGGCGCCTGGATGCCGCGGCAATTCGACAACCCGGCCAATCCGGCGATCCATGCCGCCACCACGGCGGAGGAGATCTGGGCCGACACCGCCGGCGAGGTCGATGCGGTGGTGGGCGGCGTCGGCACCGGCGGCACGCTGACCGGCATCGCCCGCGCGCTGAAGCCGCGCCGGGAGGGCCTGCGGGTGATCGGGGTGGAGCCGGCGGAATCCGCCGTGCTCTCCGGCGACGATCCGGGCCCGCATGAGATCCAGGGCATCGGCGCCGGCTTCCGCCCCGCCGTGCTGGAGCTGGCGCTGCTCGACAGCGTCCGCCGCGTCACCGAGCGGGAAAGCTTCGCCGCCGCCCGGCTCTGTGCCCGCACCGAGGGGCTGCCGATCGGCATCTCCTCCGGCGCCGTGCTGCACGCCATGCTGGACCTGGCCGAGCAGAAGGAGATGGAGGGGCGGCTGATCGTGGGCATCGCCGCCTCCTTCGCGGAGCGATACCTGTCGACGGATCTGTTCACGGGATTGTGA
- a CDS encoding methyl-accepting chemotaxis protein, translating to MRFFLNLKVGLKLALSALLTFILLAVLVVRTNSSLTDVLEQDQVLRQAAEANSALSDAETEGVRAALFNSMAEGAQTLEAVETAQQGVQQRLARLRERIQTGAAQAQPAERERALALLTQIDEYAAALNEVTQQRVALLNRRDKVLFPAMNEYDQRFEAVAASMEFELTEPARVDEMRQRLMAYHGAVNDLRAAVQRFIGTEDQEQARRLRRAVAQQRVHFRGVSSGPLTPSLRTEVERMGNASASIATASEEMVTGMAAIAELRQGRADPARARLEEGLSAVSQAMEADANRRHTAVEASLSQVKQDTLIAGGAIALVLILAGLATSSAISAPLRRLSAVLSRIAEGNAAVTVPDRNRRDEIGAIAGAVEALRTTVGEAFAQRQMLEQMPTGVMMSDPAKDFRITYMNARMREILSDHVADALPCAPEDVPNQSLDIFHADPAAQRALLSDAANLPHRERMKMGGEVIDLSVSAIRDSQGGYVGPMLVWTLVTEQARLADTFEGQVSGTVEHVVAQAQEMREAARRLTASAKQSGQEAGMVAEAAGRANADVQAVAAAAEEMAASIVEITRRVSEAAQVTDRAVQEARSTDVTMRSLAESATRIGDVVRLIGDIAGQTNLLALNATIEAARAGEAGKGFAVVASEVKNLAGQTARATEEISSQIAEMQSVTGRAVDAIRGIGSTVERTNEISTAIAAAVEQQGAATQEIARSASQVAEATGTVTQRIARVREAAVNDAEAAGGMLEATEGLAGQANELRGRASEFLVAIRA from the coding sequence ATGCGCTTTTTTCTGAACCTGAAGGTGGGGCTCAAACTCGCCCTCTCCGCATTGCTGACCTTCATCCTGTTGGCGGTGCTGGTGGTGCGCACCAATTCCAGCCTGACCGACGTGCTGGAGCAGGACCAGGTTCTGCGCCAGGCCGCCGAGGCGAACAGCGCGCTGAGCGATGCCGAGACCGAGGGCGTGCGCGCCGCGCTGTTCAACAGCATGGCCGAGGGCGCGCAGACGCTGGAGGCGGTGGAGACCGCCCAGCAGGGCGTGCAGCAGCGCCTGGCGCGGCTGCGCGAGCGCATCCAGACCGGTGCCGCCCAGGCCCAGCCGGCCGAGCGCGAGCGGGCGCTGGCCCTGCTGACGCAGATCGACGAATACGCCGCCGCGCTGAACGAGGTGACGCAGCAGCGCGTCGCGCTGCTGAACCGCCGCGACAAGGTGCTGTTCCCGGCGATGAATGAATACGACCAGCGCTTCGAGGCGGTCGCCGCCAGCATGGAGTTCGAGCTGACCGAGCCCGCCCGGGTCGATGAGATGCGGCAGCGGCTGATGGCCTATCACGGCGCGGTCAATGACCTGCGCGCCGCGGTGCAGCGCTTCATCGGCACCGAGGACCAGGAGCAGGCGCGCCGCCTGCGCCGCGCCGTCGCGCAGCAGCGCGTGCATTTCCGCGGTGTCTCCAGCGGCCCGCTGACGCCGAGCCTGCGCACCGAGGTGGAGCGCATGGGCAATGCCAGCGCCAGCATCGCCACCGCCTCGGAAGAGATGGTGACCGGCATGGCCGCCATCGCCGAGCTGCGCCAGGGCCGCGCCGATCCGGCCCGCGCCCGGCTGGAGGAAGGGCTGAGCGCCGTGTCGCAGGCGATGGAGGCGGATGCCAATCGCCGCCACACCGCCGTCGAGGCCTCGCTGTCGCAGGTGAAGCAGGACACGCTGATCGCCGGCGGCGCCATCGCGCTCGTGCTGATCCTGGCCGGTCTCGCCACCTCCAGCGCCATCAGCGCGCCGCTGCGCCGCCTCTCGGCCGTGCTGTCGCGCATCGCCGAGGGCAATGCCGCCGTCACCGTGCCCGACCGCAACCGCCGCGACGAGATCGGCGCCATCGCCGGCGCCGTCGAGGCGCTGCGCACCACGGTGGGCGAGGCCTTCGCCCAGCGCCAGATGCTGGAGCAGATGCCGACCGGCGTGATGATGTCGGACCCGGCGAAGGATTTCCGCATCACCTACATGAACGCCCGGATGCGCGAGATCCTCTCCGACCACGTCGCCGACGCGCTGCCCTGCGCGCCGGAGGATGTGCCGAACCAGAGCCTCGACATCTTCCATGCCGACCCGGCGGCGCAGCGCGCCCTGCTCTCCGACGCGGCCAATCTGCCGCATCGCGAGCGCATGAAGATGGGCGGCGAGGTGATCGACCTCAGCGTCTCGGCGATCCGCGACAGCCAGGGCGGCTATGTCGGCCCGATGCTGGTCTGGACGCTGGTGACCGAGCAGGCGCGGCTGGCCGACACTTTCGAGGGCCAGGTCAGCGGCACGGTCGAGCATGTGGTGGCGCAGGCGCAGGAGATGCGCGAGGCGGCCCGCCGCCTGACGGCGAGCGCCAAGCAGTCCGGCCAGGAGGCCGGCATGGTGGCCGAGGCCGCCGGCCGCGCCAATGCCGATGTGCAGGCCGTCGCCGCCGCGGCCGAGGAGATGGCCGCCTCCATCGTCGAGATCACCCGCCGCGTCAGCGAGGCGGCGCAGGTCACCGACCGCGCGGTGCAGGAGGCGCGCTCGACCGACGTCACCATGCGCAGCCTGGCCGAGAGTGCCACGCGCATCGGCGATGTGGTGCGGCTGATCGGCGACATCGCCGGCCAGACCAACCTGCTGGCGCTGAACGCCACCATCGAGGCCGCCCGTGCCGGCGAGGCCGGCAAGGGCTTCGCCGTCGTCGCCTCCGAGGTGAAGAACCTGGCCGGGCAGACGGCGCGCGCCACCGAGGAGATCAGCAGCCAGATCGCCGAGATGCAGTCGGTGACCGGCCGCGCGGTGGATGCCATTCGCGGCATCGGCAGCACGGTCGAGCGCACCAACGAGATCTCGACGGCGATCGCCGCCGCGGTCGAGCAGCAGGGCGCCGCGACGCAGGAGATCGCCCGCAGCGCCAGCCAGGTGGCCGAGGCGACCGGCACCGTGACCCAGCGCATCGCCCGCGTGCGCGAGGCGGCGGTGAACGATGCCGAGGCCGCCGGCGGCATGCTGGAGGCGACCGAGGGCCTGGCCGGCCAGGCCAATGAACTGCGCGGCCGCGCCTCGGAATTCCTGGTGGCGATCCGCGCCTGA
- a CDS encoding DUF1217 domain-containing protein, translating into MPINPHIGVLFGYGSDGSTVMSGSERIGLYKQTLKNEDKATERLSKDVAITRDLDRLQKAIDKAETPEELLKDPVARRVLLESFGLAGQENNTGLAVKALTADLSKSGNLPSRLTNKAWAAAAETLDFFKSGLTKLRDPTVFAEIRSNYIEYKRVDEVSTQSQPVADALHVRSMEDKTPGVYNILGDKILRRVALTLAGLPEQIAFQSIESQARQLEKRLDLDQFATPEGREKLIQRYLVMAGDEATSASLISYTV; encoded by the coding sequence GTGCCGATCAACCCGCATATCGGTGTGCTGTTCGGCTATGGCTCGGATGGCAGCACGGTGATGAGCGGGTCCGAGCGCATCGGCCTCTACAAGCAGACGCTGAAGAACGAGGACAAGGCGACCGAGCGGCTGAGCAAGGATGTCGCCATCACCCGCGACCTCGACCGGCTGCAGAAGGCGATCGACAAGGCCGAGACGCCGGAGGAGCTGCTGAAGGACCCGGTGGCGCGGCGCGTGCTGCTGGAATCCTTCGGCCTCGCCGGGCAGGAGAACAACACCGGCCTGGCGGTGAAGGCGCTGACCGCCGATCTGTCCAAGAGCGGCAATCTGCCCTCGCGCCTGACCAACAAGGCCTGGGCGGCGGCGGCGGAGACGCTGGATTTTTTCAAGTCCGGCCTGACCAAGCTGCGCGATCCCACGGTGTTTGCCGAGATCCGCAGCAACTACATCGAGTACAAGCGCGTCGACGAGGTGTCGACGCAGAGCCAGCCCGTCGCCGACGCGCTGCATGTGCGCTCGATGGAGGACAAGACGCCCGGCGTCTACAACATCCTCGGCGACAAGATCCTGCGCCGCGTGGCGCTGACGCTGGCCGGGCTGCCCGAACAGATCGCTTTCCAATCGATCGAATCCCAGGCGCGGCAGCTGGAGAAGCGGCTGGATCTCGACCAGTTCGCCACCCCCGAGGGGCGCGAGAAGCTGATCCAGCGCTATCTCGTCATGGCGGGCGACGAGGCCACCTCGGCCAGCCTGATCTCCTACACCGTCTGA
- a CDS encoding flagellar biosynthesis repressor FlbT has protein sequence MSETRSPRGSGRLVLDLRAGDRMLVNGAALQFKTRTSVMLSNRARFLFGKQIMSPEDARTPARRVYFAIQAAYIAEEEERDQYVGHARMLADEYATATTSPTARNVLAQAIADLEAGDCWEAMRRVRVLFAHDDAMLGEAALTAPVAAPQAG, from the coding sequence ATGAGCGAGACCCGGTCCCCGCGCGGCTCCGGCCGCCTGGTGCTCGACCTTCGCGCCGGCGACCGCATGCTGGTCAATGGCGCGGCGCTGCAGTTCAAGACGCGCACCAGCGTGATGCTGTCGAACCGCGCCCGCTTCCTGTTCGGCAAGCAGATCATGTCGCCCGAGGATGCGCGCACCCCGGCGCGCCGCGTCTACTTCGCCATCCAGGCCGCCTATATCGCCGAGGAGGAGGAGCGCGACCAGTATGTCGGCCATGCCCGCATGCTGGCCGATGAATACGCCACCGCCACCACCTCGCCCACCGCGCGCAACGTGCTGGCCCAGGCCATCGCCGATCTCGAGGCGGGGGATTGCTGGGAGGCGATGCGCCGCGTGCGGGTGCTCTTCGCGCATGACGACGCGATGCTCGGCGAGGCCGCGCTCACCGCGCCGGTGGCCGCGCCCCAGGCCGGCTGA
- a CDS encoding flagellar biosynthesis regulator FlaF yields MSAHHFQAQALRAYGVVKAARSIREQEAEVYALVSGRLRMAIEGSELDKVRARADALRLFSTVRILMLHESCELPAPLRGQIVSLCRVAMREVDKEDEADLGFLADLCDSFAGGLMGRAPDAAQTGAAA; encoded by the coding sequence GTGTCCGCACACCATTTTCAGGCCCAGGCGCTGCGCGCCTATGGTGTCGTGAAGGCTGCGAGGTCCATCCGCGAGCAGGAAGCCGAAGTCTACGCCCTGGTCTCGGGCCGGCTGCGCATGGCGATCGAGGGCTCCGAGCTCGACAAGGTGCGCGCCCGCGCCGATGCGCTGCGCCTGTTCTCCACGGTCCGCATCCTCATGCTGCATGAATCCTGTGAGCTGCCGGCGCCGCTGCGCGGCCAGATCGTCTCGCTCTGCCGCGTCGCGATGCGCGAGGTGGACAAGGAGGACGAGGCCGATCTCGGCTTCCTCGCCGATCTCTGCGACAGCTTCGCCGGCGGGCTGATGGGGCGCGCCCCGGATGCCGCCCAGACGGGAGCCGCGGCATGA